The Bacteroidota bacterium genome contains the following window.
GGAATCGAACCAGCGACACAAGGATTTTCAGTCCTTTGCTCTACCGACTGAGCTATGGCACCCCTCCTGTTTTATTTAAACGGGCTGCAAATGTAATTGGAATTTCTGAAAAGAAAAATTATTTTTCCCTCAAATCAACAAATAATTTTTCAAGTTGTCCGTTTGATTTTGGAATACATTCCTGCTTCATTATTTAATTAATTAAAAATAAGCATACTACAAGAATTTAGAGGCAATTCTTTATTTGTTAAGTTGATAATAATGAAATTGAATTTATAACTTTGCAAGGCTAATAATTATTAAAAGGGATGAATTTAACCATTGATATTGGCAATACATTTGTAAAAGCAGCCTTATTCTCAATCAATAAAATTATTGATAGCCAAACTAAGCCAATTGCCGAACTTGATTTTTTCATTAAGAAAATTGTGAAGGAATTTTCGGTTGAAAACATAATTTTATCTTCAGTAATTAATCATCCCCAGGAACTGGATTCTTTTTTAGCATCAAAATATCATTTTATTCTTCTTGATCACACTACCAGACTGCCTTTTCTAAATGAATACCTTAGTCCGGAAACTTTAGGAAAGGATAGAATTGGGGCAGTGGCAGGGGCCTGTGCTGAGTTTGCCAATCAAAATGTTTTGGTAATAGATGCAGGAACATGCATTAAATACGACTTTATTAATTCTAACAATGAATACCTTGGAGGAGCAATATCGCCAGGAATTAAAATGCGTTATGCAGCCTTGAATAATTATACTCAGAAACTCCCACTTCTTGAACCCTCATCAGGTTTTTTGGAACTAACAGGAAATTCAACAATTGCCTCCATACACTCAGGTGTGCAGCTTGGGGCTGTGGCAGAGGTAAATGAAATAATTAATTTGTATACTGAGAAACATAAAAATTTAGCTGTAATTTTAACTGGAGGGGATATGCTATATTTAAAGCCTGTTATGTCAGGAAAAAATAACATCTTTGCAGATTCTTTTTTAATCCATAAAGGGTTGAATCATATTTTAAAGTATAATGTGGACATATAGCAGAAAATTTTTAATTTTATTTTTCAATCAGATGAAAGTTCCTTTCTTATTTGTACTTGTTGTATTATCAATGTTTTGCATACAGCTTAATGCTCAAGTTAGCTCCTCTCCCTATTCCAGATATGGTTTGGGAGAATTAAACAAGGGCACTTTTAGTCAGAATTTTTCTTTGGCAAATACGGCAATAGGTTTAAGAAATCCAGGGTTTATTAATATTGGAAATCCCGCCAGTTATTCAGCATTTGATCTAACTGTTTTTGAAGCAGGTTTAAGTGGTAATTATTCTGAATTTTCATCCCATACATCTTCATTTACAGCCTACAATGCTTCTTTTGCATACCTGGGATTTGGCTTGCCAATAATGCCCTGGTGGGGCATGAGTTTTGGACTGCTTCCTTTTTCTTCTACAGGTTACAATATTATTTCTGAGCGAGAAATAGAAAATATTGGTGCTATCACTGAGAGATACCAGGGATCAGGTGGAATTAATAAAGTGTATTGGGGCAATGGGTTTAATTACAGAAAGTTTTCTGCTGGTTTTAATGCATCCTATTTCTTTGGAACATTAACAAAAGAAAGAAGGATTATTTTCGATCCCAATTCCATTCCTTTCAATACAAAGGCAATTAATGAAACAACAGTGAGTGATGTTAATTTTGATTTTGGCTTGCAGTACAGGGATAGTTTATCTGAGAACTGGATAATAAATCTTGGAGCAGTTTATGGATTAAGATCAGCTCTGAATGCAAACCGTCAGGAATTTGTTGCTACTTATAAATCAACTCCAATGGGAGAGCAAATAAGTGATACTGTTACTTTTGAAACCAACAAGGGTGAAATCGTTTTGCCACAAAATTTTGGAGCTGGATTTTCATTGGAATCAAAAACTTGGCTAATTGCAGGCGATTGGAAATATACCCAATGGTCGGATTTTAGAAATTTTGGTAGTTTTGATTCTTTGGTAAACAATTCTGAATTTAGTATTGCTGCACAGTTTACCCCAGATAAAAATGCAGTTGCATCCTATTTAAAAATTATTCAATACAGAGCAGG
Protein-coding sequences here:
- a CDS encoding type III pantothenate kinase; its protein translation is MNLTIDIGNTFVKAALFSINKIIDSQTKPIAELDFFIKKIVKEFSVENIILSSVINHPQELDSFLASKYHFILLDHTTRLPFLNEYLSPETLGKDRIGAVAGACAEFANQNVLVIDAGTCIKYDFINSNNEYLGGAISPGIKMRYAALNNYTQKLPLLEPSSGFLELTGNSTIASIHSGVQLGAVAEVNEIINLYTEKHKNLAVILTGGDMLYLKPVMSGKNNIFADSFLIHKGLNHILKYNVDI